TCACATACACCCTTGTCAATTTAACCTTAAAGCCATTACAGAACCAAGACCAACCCATAGGAATTTCTGAACTCCTATAGTTTTTCTGTCAACTCTTCGTCTGCAAAATATTGCTACTCTTCAATTAGCACCATACTTGAGGGGCTTTACAGACATATTACTAATATGGAAAATACAGCTTGGGGAAACTAGATTAGTTCTATTTCCTATGGACATTCTGTTCCAAATTAAGATAAAATGCAGTGTTAGATTTTATGTAACAACCAACAAGGCCGGATCTTCTTCGTAATCTATATTGAAGAAGTGGTCAATTTGCTCGACTGCATTGTCCTGGCAGTGGTTGTCGTTTCCTCTCTTTATTGGAACTAGGCTCTCCTTGTAATTGAAAACCCAACAGTGACCCCAAGTTCGGTCCAGCTGAAATCCAAGCTCTGTAACTTCTCTTGTTGTAGGATCATATAGCACCAGCTGTGAAGTTTCAGTGATTTTGAAAATCATCTTATCATCCTCCCAGATGCCGTGAGGCCAATGAGCATCTATAAGAGGTTGAACAGTAAGAACTTTGGTCCAACTACCCTCTTGTTTCATTACCCACACTTCATATATGGATGTCATAGCCTTACCAGGGTGGTCACAAACTAAGATAGCAAGTGAGGCACCACGCAACATAAGTGCTCCCCACCGTGCTTTTGGAATATCTAGTACGTGCATCTCCCCAAACTGTTCACTGCCCATGTCAAATGAGCGTATCCTGCAGATTTTGTCTAGGCCCCCTGAGAGCCAATAATATACCCCGTTGAGATAAGTGGCACCAATGGGCTCATTTAAGTGACAACAGGAAGGGATTTCAGATCTCAGGTTCTTCCATGAGTTGTTGCGTAATGAATAGACACTGACAAAGACTCGAGTGAAAGCGCCTTGTCCAATGTTATCCCAAAATCTTCGAATACATACAACCTTATAATCTCGAGACGACGGGTCATACCCCAGTGCAAATTGTTCATCATAATCCTCTGACTGAAGCTCAAAAGACACAGGAGGCAGAGGCCAGAACTCTCTGGTGGAAGGATTCCACAAAGCCAAGCAAACATTGTCGTCATAAAACGGTTTCTGCACTAAGAATAAGCCATCAACCGGGCCAGTAATGGACATGAAATCAGTCCTCTGAAACTGATAGAGAGTTTTTTGTTCAGGGGTCACACCTGGAACTATTTGGCCAGGGAGCAAGGAAAAAGTAACGGACTTCGAtaaatttgatattattaagttacaAATGAGGAGACGGGCACGATTGTTCTTGTAATGAAAATGCTTTTCTATGAAACTTGGATTTCTGATGAGAGCATACCAATGCTTGCACACACATTTGAAACGCAAGAGTGATTCCACAGGCAACCTCAATAGAATTTCCACTAATAGATCTTCTGGTAAAGGACGACAACCATCCATACTGGTGGTCGTTTGCTTCCCCAATTTATCTCCTAGAAATATAAGCAAATCTCTGGTATATAAGAAACACAATGACAAAACATGTATTGAAAGAGAATCACGAAAACAGGCAATAATACAACACAAAGTGCAATTACAAAAAAATCAAGCAGCAGTATTATCATGTGATCAAATTATCAAACTTAGGAAAACTGAAAAGAcaaaaacaaatagaaaaatggacACAAAAGAATTCAAAAATGGCTACGATTTGGTAGTATTTTCCCTGCTTGGAGAAGGGGAAAGACTAGATCAAGAAAAATGAAACCTCATAACGgggaaaagaagaaataaaagtgcACGTTGCAGCTGCAACACCCCACATGAAAAATTAGAAATAAACCAAGGGTTTCTCATCTCTAATGTAATTCTTGACTATTTTACATGCAAGTCAGCTTGGGCTTTATATCTAGAACACAATATACAGCAACTACCAGTGGCGGATTCAGGATTTTGAGCAAGGAAATTCAACATTTTTAAAAGTGAATAGTAAAATTTTTCTTTAAACGGGTTCATCAAAAAAAAGATTCAAATGTAACGCCAAACAGGTTcatcaaattattttgaaattaaatgtaaactaacctatcGTTATAAATCAAATTAACAATATGTTAGATCAAAACTAAAACAGTGGTACGTTATTTTGaagtaatcttttttttttcaaaaaaaaaattaaacgcTAGTGCAAAAGGCatttaaaagaagaaaaggaaaaaataatcaTAATATAATAAACAAAAATGAACTAAAGATGATTGCAAAAATAACTTATAAGTAAAACAAACCCTAATTAaaagtataaaaataaaatagttgCTCTGGAGAATGCTTGTATTACCAGAGGCGGGCCCGGGACTTGAACATAGCGGGGGCACCATCTTTAGTATACCAAGTACTAGCAAGCGATAAAGTTCGGTGTTCAAGTCTATAAAAACTTAATGATTATGATAACTATCATCAAAATACAAACTTCGATATTATCAAATATCATTAATTTGGTACTAATATAACATAAGTACATCGTCCACTCATATCAGGGTCGGGATTATGTGATTCCACATCAAACTCATCTATAAATTGAGAGGCATTGTCTCTTAAAACTAGAACTAGATTGAAAAGAATTAAACTTCGCCAAGAATGCGTCATCTAAATTCACAAGAACAAGAACTTCCTAAAAATAACGATTCCAAACAAAATAACATTTTCTTCAATCACCGAAGGATCTTTCTTCTCAATCACAGAAGAATCCTTCCTTCTCAATCAAAGAAGGATCTTTCTTCTATTTTCGCTTTTTAGGTAGACTATTTTCAATAATCTGCAGCTCCAATTG
This region of Nicotiana tomentosiformis chromosome 4, ASM39032v3, whole genome shotgun sequence genomic DNA includes:
- the LOC104093289 gene encoding F-box only protein 8-like, encoding MDGCRPLPEDLLVEILLRLPVESLLRFKCVCKHWYALIRNPSFIEKHFHYKNNRARLLICNLIISNLSKSVTFSLLPGQIVPGVTPEQKTLYQFQRTDFMSITGPVDGLFLVQKPFYDDNVCLALWNPSTREFWPLPPVSFELQSEDYDEQFALGYDPSSRDYKVVCIRRFWDNIGQGAFTRVFVSVYSLRNNSWKNLRSEIPSCCHLNEPIGATYLNGVYYWLSGGLDKICRIRSFDMGSEQFGEMHVLDIPKARWGALMLRGASLAILVCDHPGKAMTSIYEVWVMKQEGSWTKVLTVQPLIDAHWPHGIWEDDKMIFKITETSQLVLYDPTTREVTELGFQLDRTWGHCWVFNYKESLVPIKRGNDNHCQDNAVEQIDHFFNIDYEEDPALLVVT